A single region of the Triticum dicoccoides isolate Atlit2015 ecotype Zavitan chromosome 2B, WEW_v2.0, whole genome shotgun sequence genome encodes:
- the LOC119360454 gene encoding plasma membrane ATPase 2-like, with the protein MGFFKRCDTKEIVPLMLENDKDAARLLLCVSPRRSSLQVADLIAAVVVAEQDEEKLQRPAAVWPRRRRASIAVDDTEPSSAALFGSRCGGDEGAVAAAPVEELVESVDGFAGVFPEHKHEIVRLLQANGHMCGTMGDGVNDAPALKKADIGIAVSDAADAARAATEIVLTEPGLGVIVCAVFTSCAIFQRMKNYTIYAVCITIRVVVGFVLLVSIWEYDFPPFMVLIIAILNDGTIMAISKDRVTPSRSPDSWMLNEIFATGVIIGAYLALATVLFYWAVTRTTFFEVSTSKAEPMNISVDLYFGRKREILLSD; encoded by the exons ctgcccgcctcctcctctgtgtcTCTCCTCGCCGGTCGTCGCTCCAAGTCGCAGATCTCATCGCCGCGGTTGTAGTGGCCGAACAAGACGAAGAGAAGCTGCAGCGGCCGGCTGCAGTGTGGCCTCGCCGGAGGAGAGCGTCGATCGCCGTGGACGACACAGAGCCCTCTTCGGCGGCGCTGTTCGGCAGCCGCTGCGGCGGCGAcgagggggcggtggcggcggcgccggtGGAGGAGCTGGTAGAGAGCGTGGACGGGTTCGCGGGCGTGTTCCCGGAGCACAAGCATGAGATAGTGCGGCTCTTGCAGGCGAACGGCCACATGTGCGGGACGATGGGCGACGGCGTGAACGACGCGCCGGCGCTGAAGAAGGCCGACATTGGCATCGCGGTGTCGGACGCGGCGGACGCCGCCCGGGCCGCCACCGAAATCGTGCTGACGGAGCCCGGCCTCGGTGTCATCGTCTGCGCCGTCTTCACCAGCTGCGCCATCTTCCAGCGCATGAAGAACTACACG ATTTACGCCGTGTGCATCACCATACGGGTAGTT GTTGGGTTTGTTCTTCTGGTGTCGATATGGGAGTACGACTTTCCGCCATTCATGGTGCTCATCATAGCCATACTCAACGATG GGACGATCATGGCGATATCCAAGGACCGGGTGACGCCGTCGCGGAGCCCGGACAGTTGGATGCTGAACGAGATATTCGCCACCGGGGTCATCATCGGCGCCTACCTCGCGCTGGCCACGGTGCTCTTCTACTGGGCAGTCACCAGAACCACATTCTTTGAGGTTAGCACATCCAAGGCTGAACCGATGAACATCTCTGTTGATCTGTACTTCGGGAGAAAGAGAGAAATTTTGCTTTCAGACTGA